From the Solanum lycopersicum chromosome 10, SLM_r2.1 genome, one window contains:
- the LOC138338864 gene encoding uncharacterized protein encodes MAAPLNLEEGQSSNRPPRFNGDFYSWWKVRMHDYLMAEDSELWDIVLDGPFVPTMEEKDREKTILVPKPGQKYDETERKKIEKGFKAKTLLVCGIRPDEYYRVSASQSAKEIWDCLKTAHEGTEQVKEFKIDMLTSRYENFKMKERETIHDMFTKLSSITNELRSLGEPISMTKQVRKVLRILPSLGRARLMPLQKPRI; translated from the coding sequence ATGGCAGCTCCACTTAACCTCGAAGAAGGTCAGTCGTCAAACAGacctcctcgtttcaatggagatttctacagttggtggaaagtAAGAATGCACGATTACCTCATGGCTGAAGACAGCGAGTTATGGGACATCGTACTGGATGGACCATTTGTTCCAACGATGGAAGAAAAGGATAGAGAGAAGACTATTCTTGTTCCAAAGCCTGGGCAGAAATATGACGAAACTGAgaggaaaaagattgaaaaaggtttcaaagctaaaactcttctTGTCTGTGGGATAAGACCTGATGAGTACTACAGAGTGTCAGCCTCTCAGTCTGCTAAGGAAATTTGGGACTGCTTGAAGACTGCacatgaaggaactgaacaagtcaaagaatTTAAGATTGACATGCTTACCTCACGGTAtgagaacttcaaaatgaaggaaagagaaacaatacatgacatgttcaccaagttgtcttccattacaaatgagctgcgaagtctgggtgaacctataagcatgacCAAACAAGTCAGAAAAGTGCTTCGAATTCTTCCAAGTCTTGGGAGAGCAAGGTTGATGCCATTACAGAAGCCAAGGATTTGA